The following coding sequences lie in one Vitis vinifera cultivar Pinot Noir 40024 chromosome 19, ASM3070453v1 genomic window:
- the LOC100243362 gene encoding uncharacterized protein At2g29880 isoform X3, whose translation MEHSAGFEVHKSVSEKRNLTWIDEMDNFLVDRLMEQMHKGQKIGEVFTKTAYAMVAREIGENFELSCNSEHIKNRMKTFKKNFYAAQEVLQNGSGFGFNESTQMIEATTEVWTTYTKAHPGASQLRHKPIRNYDKLSILLGKDRATGSLAAGAKERQLRWAQEQNLDDTIPLGSSQHGIRDETFAYVENEATTETSFSSADASVSAPKSNKETKKRKAKYADIVSEELRSIRVGMDAVVAALDRSNLQNHTEEQLFEEIAKVGGMSDVSHIKAYQALTGDVSAARAFLACPIDRRKLWLSVKFGPTFFDA comes from the exons ATGGAACATAGTGCAGGCTTTGAAGTACACAAAAGTGtaagtgaaaaaagaaacttgACTTGGATTGATGAAATGGACAACTTTTTGGTTGATCGATTAATGGAGCAGATGCATAAAGGGCAAAAGATAGGAGAAGTCTTCACCAAGACAGCTTATGCAATGGTTGCGCGAGAAAttggggaaaattttgaattgagttGTAACTCTGAGcacataaaaaatagaatgaaaacttttaaaaaaaacttttatgctGCTCAAGAAGTTTTACAAAATGGTAGTGGATTTGGTTTCAATGAATCAACTCAAATGATCGAAGCTACCACGGAAGTATGGACTACTTACACTAAG GCACACCCAGGAGCATCTCAGCTCAGACACAAACCTATTAGAAATTATGATAAGTTGTCCATTCTTCTTGGAAAAGATCGAGCAACAGGAAGTCTTGCTGCAGGTGCAAAAGAAAGACAACTTCGTTGGGCCCAGGAACAAAATTTGGATGACACAATTCCATTAGGATCATCACAACATGGGATCAGAGATGAAACATTTGCTTATGTTGAAAATGAAGCAACAACTGAGACATCTTTCTCATCTGCAGATGCATCTGTTTCTGCACCAAAgtcaaacaaagaaacaaaaaagcgAAAAGCAAAATATGCTGACATTGTAAGtgaagaattaagatcaattaGAGTTGGAATGGATGCAGTTGTTGCGGCTCTTGATAGAAGCAACCTTCAAAACCATACAGAAGAGCAATTGTTTGAAGAGATTGCTAAGGTTGGAGGCATGAGTGATGTATCTCATATAAAAGCATATCAAGCTCTTACGGGTGATGTGAGTGCAGCTCGAGCCTTCCTTGCTTGTCCAATTGATAGGCGTAAGCTTTGGTTGTCAGTTAAATTTGGACCTACTTTTTTTGATGCCTAA
- the LOC100243362 gene encoding uncharacterized protein LOC100243362 isoform X1, protein MYAAYAAILVSVYHHSNYLERSISNEGDYERHALMERLTLMDNEDCYNQLRMGKDAFARLVTILRGTGRLRNNAHSNVEEQVAKFLHIVGHNLRNRTMKFYFKRSSETISRHFHQVLRAIISLDDVFLKQPDGLKCPQEIKDNTKFWPYFKDCIGAIDGSHFRVKVSNDVVQRYRGRKYYPTQNVLAACSFDLKFTYVLPGWEGSASDSRILDNALVRDFDKLIVPQGKYYLADAGFQLKTGFLTPYRSTRYHLKEYSVHQPENAREVFNLRHSSLRNAIERAFGVLKKRFPIIASGTEPHYPVDTQSDIILACCILHNYLMGVDPDERLIAEVDKELFSEEAEFESMVLSLAEKCKEGEILREKIAMDMWKDYNRNR, encoded by the exons ATGTATGCTGCATATGCGGCAATTCTTGTTTCAGTTTATCATCACTCAAACTATTTGGAGAGATCAATCTCTAATGAAGGAGATTATGAACGACATGCTTTGATGGAAAGACTTACACTAATGGATAATGAAGATTGTTATAATCAACTACGTATGGGAAAGGATGCATTCGCAAGACTAGTAACCATTCTTCGGGGAACAGGTCGTCTTAGAAATAACGCACATAGTAATGTAGAAGAACAAGTTGCCAAATTCCTTCACATTGTTGGTCATAATTTAAGGAATAGaactatgaaattttatttcaagcGTTCTAGTGAAACTATTAGTCGCCACTTTCATCAAGTTCTTAGAGCTATAATATCTTTAGATGATGTCTTCTTAAAGCAGCCTGATGGATTAAAGTGCCCTCAAGAAATCAAGGACAATACCAAATTTTGGCCCTACTTTAAG gaTTGCATAGGGGCGATTGATGGGTCACATTTTCGTGTAAAAGTGTCAAATGATGTTGTGCAAAGGTATCGAGGGCGAAAGTACTATCCAACACAAAATGTTTTAGCAGCATGTTCCTTTGACTTGAAGTTCACATATGTTTTACCTGGTTGGGAAGGATCTGCGTCAGACTCGAGAATCCTAGATAATGCATTAGTGagagattttgataaattgattgTTCCACAAG GTAAATATTATTTGGCTGATGCGGGTTTTCAGCTAAAAACTGGATTTCTTACCCCATATAGAAGCACTCGTTACCATTTAAAAGAGTATAGTGTTCATCAACCAGAAAATGCTCGAGAGGTTTTCAACCTTCGACACTCGTCCTTGAGAAATGCAATTGAAAGAGCATTTGGTGTTTTGAAGAAAAGATTTCCAATAATAGCTAGTGGGACAGAGCCACATTACCCTGTTGACACACAATCTGATATTATACTAGCATGTTGTATCCTCCATAACTATCTCATGGGTGTTGATCCAGATGAAAGATTAATAGCAGAGGTCGATAAAGAGCTTTTTAGCGAAGAAGCGGAATTTGAATCAATGGTCTTGAGTTTAGCTGAAAAATGCAAGGAAGGAGAAATCTTAAGGGAGAAAATAGCCATGGATATGTGGAAAGATTACAATAGAAACCGTTGA
- the LOC100243362 gene encoding uncharacterized protein At2g29880 isoform X2 — translation MAMASQRRRPFQRPPLSIRPPLSASENLPISDTRVPIDEVRSSNQVPMDDGSMSSSQMEHSAGFEVHKSVSEKRNLTWIDEMDNFLVDRLMEQMHKGQKIGEVFTKTAYAMVAREIGENFELSCNSEHIKNRMKTFKKNFYAAQEVLQNGSGFGFNESTQMIEATTEVWTTYTKAHPGASQLRHKPIRNYDKLSILLGKDRATGSLAAGAKERQLRWAQEQNLDDTIPLGSSQHGIRDETFAYVENEATTETSFSSADASVSAPKSNKETKKRKAKYADIVSEELRSIRVGMDAVVAALDRSNLQNHTEEQLFEEIAKVGGMSDVSHIKAYQALTGDVSAARAFLACPIDRRKLWLSVKFGPTFFDA, via the exons ATGGCTATGGCTTCTCAACGTCGTCGACCCTTTCAACGGCCACCACTATCAATCCGACCACCTTTGAGTGCCTCTGAAAACCTACCAATTTCAGACACCCGAGTTCCCATTGATGAAGTGCGTTCTTCAAATCAAGTTCCCATGGATGACGGATCCATGTCTTCAAGTCAG ATGGAACATAGTGCAGGCTTTGAAGTACACAAAAGTGtaagtgaaaaaagaaacttgACTTGGATTGATGAAATGGACAACTTTTTGGTTGATCGATTAATGGAGCAGATGCATAAAGGGCAAAAGATAGGAGAAGTCTTCACCAAGACAGCTTATGCAATGGTTGCGCGAGAAAttggggaaaattttgaattgagttGTAACTCTGAGcacataaaaaatagaatgaaaacttttaaaaaaaacttttatgctGCTCAAGAAGTTTTACAAAATGGTAGTGGATTTGGTTTCAATGAATCAACTCAAATGATCGAAGCTACCACGGAAGTATGGACTACTTACACTAAG GCACACCCAGGAGCATCTCAGCTCAGACACAAACCTATTAGAAATTATGATAAGTTGTCCATTCTTCTTGGAAAAGATCGAGCAACAGGAAGTCTTGCTGCAGGTGCAAAAGAAAGACAACTTCGTTGGGCCCAGGAACAAAATTTGGATGACACAATTCCATTAGGATCATCACAACATGGGATCAGAGATGAAACATTTGCTTATGTTGAAAATGAAGCAACAACTGAGACATCTTTCTCATCTGCAGATGCATCTGTTTCTGCACCAAAgtcaaacaaagaaacaaaaaagcgAAAAGCAAAATATGCTGACATTGTAAGtgaagaattaagatcaattaGAGTTGGAATGGATGCAGTTGTTGCGGCTCTTGATAGAAGCAACCTTCAAAACCATACAGAAGAGCAATTGTTTGAAGAGATTGCTAAGGTTGGAGGCATGAGTGATGTATCTCATATAAAAGCATATCAAGCTCTTACGGGTGATGTGAGTGCAGCTCGAGCCTTCCTTGCTTGTCCAATTGATAGGCGTAAGCTTTGGTTGTCAGTTAAATTTGGACCTACTTTTTTTGATGCCTAA